The Henckelia pumila isolate YLH828 chromosome 2, ASM3356847v2, whole genome shotgun sequence genome includes a window with the following:
- the LOC140878034 gene encoding secreted RxLR effector protein 161-like, producing MLGSGFNINECDKCVYVKDTENGYVILCLYVDDMLIIESNDKMIQSTQKLLNSKFDMKDLGLAEVILRIKIHRTSEGVVLSQSHYGHKIFEKFNKDDSALAKTPIYTSQHLSKNRGESISQLEYSRVIGSLIYLMSCTRPDIAYAVSKLSRFTSNPGADHWKAIIRLLRYLRYTRDHGLHYTRYPVVIEGYSDANWISDMKDSKSTCGFVFTLGGAAILWKSSKQTVIARSTMESEFIALDKCAEETE from the coding sequence aTGCTAGGAAGTGGATTTAATATCAATGAGTGTGACAAATGTGTATACGTTAAAGACACTGAAAATGGATATGTCATTTTATGTCTTTACGTAGATGATATGCTTATCATCGAAAGTAATGATAAGATGATTCAATCCACTCAGAAATTGTTGAACTCAAAATTCGACATGAAAGATTTGGGATTAGCCGAAGTCATCCTTAGAATTAAAATACATAGAACATCGGAAGGGGTAGTTCTAAGTCAGTCACATTATGGGCACAAAATATTTGAGAAATTCAATAAGGATGACTCTGCATTGGCTAAAACCCCGATATATACAAGTCAACATTTATCGAAAAATCGGGGTGAAAGTATCTCCCAATTAGAATACTCTCGAGTAATTGGAAGTCTGATATACTTAATGAGTTGTACACGACCAGACATAGCCTATGCAGTAAGCAAATTGAGCAGATTCACGAGTAATCCAGGAGCTGACCACTGGAAAGCAATTATCAGATTGCTAAGGTATTTAAGATACACTCGTGACCATGGGCTGCACTATACAAGATATCCTGTTGTAATTGAAGGCTACAGTGATGCAAACTGGATATCTGATATGAAAGATTCAAAATCTACATGTGGATTTGTATTCACTTTAGGAGGGGCAGCAATTTTATGGAAATCTTCTAAACAAACTGTAATAGCCAGATCCACGATGGAATCTGAGTTTATAGCACTTGATAAGTGTGCTGAAGAGACTGAATGA